Part of the Salmo salar chromosome ssa10, Ssal_v3.1, whole genome shotgun sequence genome is shown below.
ATACGGCGGCAGAACGTACCCGTATGGAGCGACCATATATCACACATCTGATGGTGATGAGACCTGTATTGCTGCCACCTGCAAAGAGAACGGAACCATTGTCCGGAATATGAATCCCTGTAGCACCACAACTCCACCAAGTGTTACAACAACACAGATATCCACTCAAGCACCGACCACAACTGTATTTGTTTTCTCAACTCCTACCGCTACCCCAACCACAACTcctaccactacccccacaacaacccctaCCACCTACACAACCGCTaccactacccccacaacaacccctaccactacccccacaacaacccctaccactacccccacaacaacccctaCTTCACCAACAACCACTTCACCCACTACTACTCCACACTGCCTGACCAAGACTGTCTGTGATTGGTCAGGCTGGATTGACAGTCACTAtcctactatagaaacaggaggagaTTATGAAACCATAGAAAATATAAGGAAATCTGGTATTGATATTTGTAGCCAACCTAAGGAAGTAGAATGCAGAGCCAAAGACATCGATGCTTCTTTGGCCGAACTAGGTCAAAATGTTAAATGCAATCCCTCAGTTGGACTGATATGCCACAACAAGGATCAAGGCACCCCACCAATATGCTACAACTACGAGATCAGAGTCagatgttgtgttgatgtttgtAGCAATGAGACAACTACCACCTCAGAAAGGCCCACAACAACCattacaacatcaacaactatcccaacaacaacaacaacagaaagtccaacaacaacaactaccccaacaacaacaacaacaacaacaacagaaagtccaacaacaacaacaacaacaacaacagaaggtccaacaacaacaacaacaacaacaacagaaggtccaacaacaacaacagaaagtccaTCAACCACAACTAAGTCAACAACTccatccacaacaacaacagaaagtccaaCAACCATAATTAAGTCAACAACTCCATCCACAACAACACAAGTAACAGAGGAAGTTACAACTGGTCCAGAATCAACAACACCTACcaccactacccccacaacaacaaccaccaccacaggaAGTCCATCAACCACAGTAACGGCTGAGACAACAACATATTCCACAACAAGAGAAACAACAGGGGAAATTACAACTGGTCCAGAATCAACAATACCCACAACaaccattacaacaacaacaacaacaacaacaacagaaagttcaacaacaacaacagaaagtccaacaacaacaactaccccaacaacaacaacaacaacaacaacaacagaacgtccaacaacaacaacagaaagtccaacatcaaccacaacaactaTGTCAACAACATATTCCACAACAAGAGAAACAACAGGGGAAATTACAACTGGTCcagaaacaacaacaacgacaacaaccATTACACCCGcaacaaccccttccactacccccgcaacaaccccttccactaccccctcaacaaccccttccactacccccacaacaaccccttccactaccccctcaacaaccccttccactaccccgcaacaaccccttccactacccccgcaacaaccccttccactaccccctcaacaaccccttccactacccccgcaacaaccccttccactaccccctcaacaaccccttccactacccccGCAACAACCCCTTCCACAACCCCCtcaacaaccccttccactacccccacaacaaccccttccactacccccacaacaacccctaccactacccccacaacaacccctaCTTCACCAACAACCACTTCACCCACTACTACTCCACACTGCCTGACCAAGACTGTCTGTGATTGGTCAGGCTGGATTGACAGTCACTAtcctactatagaaacaggaggagaTTATGAAACCATAGAAAATATAAGGAAATCTGGTATTGATATTTGTAGCCAACCTAAGGAAGTAGAATGCAGAGCCAAAGACATCGATGCTTCTTTGGCCGAACTAGGTCAAAATGTTAAATGCAATCCCTCAGTTGGACTGATATGCCACAACAAGGATCAAGGCACCCCACCAATATGCTACAACTACGAGATCAGAGTCagatgttgtgttgatgtttgtAACAATGAGACAACTACCACCTCAGAAAGGCCCACAACAATCattacaacatcaacaactatcccaacaacaacaacaacaacaacaacaacaacagaaagtccaacaacaacaactaccccaacaacaacaacaacaacaacaacaacaacagaaagtccaacaacaacaactaccccaacaacaacaacaacaacaacaacaacagaaagttcaacaacaacaactaccccaacaacaacaacaacaacaacaacaacagaaagtccaacaacaacaactaccccaacaacaacaacaacaacaacaacaacagaaagtccaacaacaacaactaccccaacaacaacaacaacagaaagtccaacatcaacaacaactaccccaacaacaacaacaacaacaacaacaacagaaagtccaacatcaacaactaccccaacaacaacaacaacaacaacaacaacaacagaaagtccaacatcaacaactaccccaacaacaacaacaacaacagaaagttcaacaacaacaactaccccaacaacaacaacaacaacaacaacaacaacagaaagtccaaCAACCATAATTAAGTCAACAACTCCATCCACAACAACACAAGTAACAGAGGAAGTTACAACTGGTCCAGAATCAACAACACCTACcaccactacccccacaacaacaaccaccaccacaggaAGTCCATCAACCACAGTAACGGCTGAGACAACAACATATTCCACAACAAGCGAAACAACAGGGGAAGTTACAACTGGTCCAGAATCAACAACACCCACAACaaccattacaacaacaacaacaacaacaacaacagaaagttcaacaacaacaactaccccaacaacaacaacaacaacaacaacagaaagtccaacaacaacaacagaaagtccaacatcaaccacaacaactaTGTCAACAACATATTCCACAACAAGCGAAACAACAGAGGAAATTACAACTGGTCcagaaacaacaacaacgacaacaacaatTACACCCGcaacaaccccttccactacccccgcaacaaccccttccactaccccctcaacaaccccttccactaccccgcaacaaccccttccactacccccacaacaaccccttccactaccccctcaacaaccccttccactaccccTCAGAAATACACCAACCCAAACCATTACAACACCATTAACTACCCCACAACAACCAACAACTACGGATCAGGAGTCAGATTTGTTATTTTAACTACATAAacacattaacaacaacaacaacagaaagtccaacaacaacaactaccccaacaacaacaacaacaacaacaacagaaagtccaacaacaacaccaacaacaacaccaacaacaacaacaacaacaacaacagaaagtccaacaacaacaacaacagaaggtccaacaacaacaacaacaacaacaacagaaggtccaacaacaacaacagaaagtccaTCAACCACAACTAAGTCAACAACTccatccacaacaacaacagaaagtccaaCAACCACAACTAAGTCAACAACTCCATCCACAACAACACAAGTAACAGAGGAAGTTACAACTGGTCCAGAATCAACAACACCTACcaccactacccccacaacaacaaccaccaccacaggaAGTCCATCAACCACAGTAACGGCTGAGACAACAACATATTCCACAACAAGCGAAACAACAGGGGAAATTACAACTGGTCCAGAATCAACAATACCCACAACAACCattacaccaacaacaacaacaacaacaacagaaagttcaacaacaacaactaccccaacaacaacaacaacaacaacaacaacagaacgtccaacaacaacaacagaaagtccaacatcaaccacaacaactaTGTCAACAACATATTCCACAACAAGAGAAACAACAGGGGAAATTACAACTGGTCcagaaacaacaacaacgacaacaaccATTACACCCGcaacaaccccttccactacccccgcaacaaccccttccactaccccctcaacaaccccttccactacccccacaacaaccccttccactaccccctcaacaaccccttccactacccccacaacaacccaCTACCCCGACAacaacccctaccactacccccacaacaacccctaccactacccccacaacaaccccttccactaccccctcaacaaccccttccactacccccacaacaaccattCACAACCCGACAacaacccctaccactacccccacaacaacccctaccactacccccacaacaacccctaccactacccccacaacaacccctaCTTCACCAACAACCACTTCACCCACTACTACTCCACACTGCCTGACCAAGACTGTCTGTGATTGGTCAGGCTGGATTGACAGTCACTAtcctactatagaaacaggaggagaTTATGAAACCATAGAAAATATAAGGAAATCTGGTATTGATATTTGTAGCCAACCTAAGGAAGTAGAATGCAGAGCCAAAGACATCGATGCTTCTTTGGCCGAACTAGGTCAAAATGTTAAATGCAATCCCTCAGTTGGACTGATATGCCACAACAAGGATCAAGGCACCCCACCAATATGCTACAACTACGAGATCAGAGTCAGATGTTGTGCTGATGTTTGTAGCAATGAGACAACTACCACCTCAGAAAGGCCCACAACAATCATTACAACATCAACAGCtatcccaacaacaacaacaacaacaacaacaacaacagaaagtccaacaacaacaactacccccaacaacaacaacaacaacaacaacagaaagtccaacaacaacaccaacaacaacaccaacaacaacaacaacaacaacaacagaaagtccaacaacaacaacaacagaaggtccaacaacaacaagcaacaacaacaacagaaagtccaTCAACCACAACTAAGTCAACAACTccatccacaacaacaacagaaagtccaaCAACCATAATTAAGTCAACAACTCCATCCACAACAACACAAGTAACAGAGGAAGTTACAACTGGTCCAGAATCAACAACACCTACcaccactacccccacaacaacaaccaccaccacaggaAGTCCATCAACCACAGTAACGGCTGAGACAACAACATATTCCACAACAAGAGAAACAACAGGGGAAATTACAACTGGTCCAGAATCAACAATACCCACAACAACCattacaccaacaacaacaacaacaacaacagaaagttcaacaacaacaacagaaagtccaacaacaacaactaccccaacaacaacaacaacaacaacaacaacagaaagtccaTCAACCACAACAACTATGTCAACAACATATTCCACAACAAGCGAAACAACAGGGGAAATTACAACTGTTCCAGAATCAACAATACCCACAACaacccctaccactactaccccaactactaccacaacaacaactcAGATGAGGACTACCTCTGAGGAAACGACAACAGCCACCACCAAAGTATCTACCACAACAACAGGCCTCACTGTAGTCACAAATCTACCATACACAATAGCAACTGGAAAGCAAATCTCAACTTTGACAATACAGACAGAAGAAACGACTACATCAAACCCAACCacaaccccttccactacccccacaacaacccctaccactacccccacaacaaccccttccactacccctcaacaaccccttccactacccccacaacaaccccttccactacccccacaacaaccccttccactacccccgcaacaaccccttccactaccccctcaacaaccccttccactacccccacaacaaccccttccactacccctcaacaaccccttccactacccccCACAACAACCATTACACCGACAacaacccctaccactacccccacaacaaccccttccactacacccacaacaaccccttccactacccccacaacaaccccttccactacccccacaacaacccctaccactaccccaacGACAACCCCTATCATTACCCCAACGACAACccctaccactaccaataccccTACCACCTCCACAACCCCTACCACATTATGTTTTTGCACATACAAAAATCTACATTTCCCCTGCCGGTAAGTGATAGTGATAGTTTCCTTCATTCAAATGATCAATTCTGACTACATAATGCATTCATACACTTCATTTAATATCTATTCATTACTAATAATATGTTTTTGTTTAGGTTCCTTGATATATAATGAGACTGACGGGGCAGGCTGGTGTTTCACCTCCTACTGTAACTCAAGTTGTATTGTTGAGAAACAAGCCAGACCATGTCCCTCTACGACCCCAGCTACAGTCAGCACTGTCTCAACTACAGTCAGCACTGTCTCAGCAACAACAGAAGCTACACATACTACACCATCTACATTGTCCCCGACTACACCTTACATGGGCTGTGAATATGTCATTCCACCAAGAAAGGTAATGAAATAAATTAAACGGAATATTTGTGTTTCTTAgttcatagtgttgtgtagttcatagtgttgtgtagtttatAGTGTGTTTCTTAGctcatagtgttgtgtagtttatAGTGGTGTGTAgttcatagtgttgtgtagttcatagtgttgtgtagttcatagtgttgtgtagtacatagtgttgtgtagttcatAGTGTTTTGTAgttcatagtgttgtgtagttcatagtgttgtgtagttcatagtgttgtgtagttcatagtgttgtgcagttatagtgttgtgtagttcatAGTGTTTTGTAgttcatagtgttgtgtagtttatagtgttgtgtagtttatagtgttgtgtagtttatagtgttgtgtagtttatagtgttgtgtagttcatagtgttgtgtagttcatagtgttgtgtagttcgtagtgttgtgtagtttatagtgttgtgtagttataatgttgtggtgttcatagtgttgtgtagttcatagtgttgtgtagtacGTAGTGTGTTTACTTTCAGGACTAAAACATACATTTTCAACTTTAGGATGGAGAGACTTGGAAGACAGGCAACTGCACTACTCAAACTTGCCACAGCGGTGAAATTACCACAAAGTATGTGGTCTGTGAGTCTGCAGAAAAGCCTGTGTGTGAAAATGGATATCCACCAGCTAAAGTCTATGACGAATCAGGTTGCTGCTATCACTACGAATGTGAATGTAAGTTCAAAACTTAATGTTTTTAATTATCTTCTCTCCTTCTACAAATACTTATTACTCCAAGTTTACTTGTTTTAAAGACGTCCTCCAGTGATTTTTGAACatttcctgttggaaagtgatatTCCAAGTGTAAATACAGTAAAGAAATACAATATGTtttgaaaaaaattgtgtttttttttggacacaactgcaaacttcaaggagttggtctgatccagtggcgcaactttggttttagaagtggggggacataagtattattattattattattttcatccAGTTGGATAAACACACCAAACAGCCTACTCGACTACTCAGAGGcttccgcatggtcctaaagcacagtgttgccttgttttgtatcacattccaatgataaaactgggagtggaacaaaaatgcaatttcagaatgtggggcgaCATGCTCCCTGTAAACCCACCGTCTCCCCATCCCCAGTGAACGTTGCACCCTTGGTCTGATCTGATGGTGACATTGTGATGTTATCAGCTTGTGCCATTTCATGAGGATACCTAGACCACCTGTGGTGTTCagtaaatcaggtgttaaatgaggtgaaaaggagactggagtagGACATTAAACTCTTGTATTGATGAGTGATCTATCTATTTGATACCTTTTTCTGTTCCATCTCTCAGGTATATGCTATGGATGGGGAGACCCTCACTACGTCACATTTGATGGCCAGTATTACAGTTTCCAGGAAAACTGCACCTACGTTTTGATGAAAGAAATAGTTCCTCGACAGAACTTCAGTGTCAACATCGACAACTATAACTGCGATCCGTCTGGACATGCGACCTGCCCTCAGTCTCTGATTGTCTATTACAAGTCCTATAAAATCGTTCTTACTCCGAAGAGATTAAACGTGACAACAAATATGGTAATTATAACTGTGCTATTGTACACATTTATACACATTTATAAAAGTGCACTTTGATACAGACATTCCTTGATACAGACATACTTTGATACAGACATTCTTTGAGATAGACATTCTTTGATACAGACATTCTTTGATACAGACATTCTTTGAGATAGACATTCTTTGATACAGACATTCTTTGATACAGACATTCTTTGATACAGACATTCTTTGAGATAGACATTCTTTGATACAGACATTCTTTGATACAGACATTCTTTGATACAAACATTCTTTGAGATAGACATTCTTTGATACAGACATTCTTTGATACAGGCATTCTTTGATACAGCCATTCTTTGATACAGACATTCTTTGAGACAGACATTCTTTGATACAGACATCCTTTGATACAGACATTCTTTGATACATACATTCTTTTAGATAGACATTCTTTGATACAGGCATTCTTTGATACAGGCATTCTTTGATACAGACATTCTTTGATACAGACATTATTTGAGAGAGATTCTCATACCACTTTAAGACTTAAAATAATCTAGCCTCATATTTTGACATGTATTATTTACTTTTTATAACGTGGGGGTATTGATTAATAGGAATATCTGATCTTGTCGACTATGACAAATGTAATTTGCAGTACTACACTTCAGTAGTTACAAATAGTTATTTAACAACATTACATATTGGTTAACCACTTTGATGATGCCATCACGTTAACTCAAAAACCATCATCAAGGTATCTGAAACAGTCCCATGACATTTCAAAGAATTTAATTTTATTGACAAAAGATTGACAGACTACCAACTCTTCTTGTGACTTCATTTAGTTCTGGAAACCGTTGAAATCTGATCTACAGTATTGTAATGTTATTCTGTTCTCTATTCTCATTCGTTATGTAATGTTTTTACTTATCATTCACAAGGTTTACATCAATGGAAATCAGATCTTCCCGACCTATTCTAATGAAGACCTCATGATCACCAGCACTGGCGTAGAGTTACTGTTGAAGATCCCTGCCATTAAAGCAACAGTGATATTTAAGTCCCTTATGTTCAGTGTAACCCTGCCAAACTCCCTAttccacaacaacacagaggggCAGTGTGGTAAGTATGTAGGCattgtctacatcccaaatggcacactgttcccaatgtagtgcactccttttaacCACCTTTTTACCAGGGAGAATAGggtcccaatgtagtgcactccttttaacCACCTTTTAACCAggggggaatagggttccattgtagtgcactccttttaaccagggggaatagggtgccaatgtagtgcactccttttaaccaggggggaatagggttccatttggaatgcaccCATTATGTAGACAATAAACACTTTAAGTATGAATCAGAAGAACAGCTTGTAGTACTCTGTGAGTAAACTGAACATTTGTTGCAATGATTTGATGTTATTTTGTTGAATGTTATTGTATTGTCATGGCATTAAACAGTTCACTGTACAGTTACAATGATAGCATAACCAATTaaaatatagtgtaggtaggctTAATGATATAAGCAGCTGTTTCTGACATCAAAGAACTTGTGTTTATTCTCATTCccatatttattttacctttataaaGGTACCTGTGACAATAACAGGAAAAACGATTGCAGACTACCGAATGGACAGATTGATCCATCATGTCCTGGGATGGCTCATAAATGGAAGATTGATGATGATAAAAAACCCTACTGTGATCTGAAATCCCCTACCCCACCTACCCCTACGCCTATGCCTCCACCCTGCCCGTCAAGAAAGACATCAATCTGTGACATCATTCTTAGCCCGTAAGACGTGCAACCTTGTAATAACACAAAGAGACAGCTATATTACAAAGGGAATCTGATTGAGGTTGCTATGACACTGTATACATGAAAGTCTGTAAACTTTCCGTTAAAGGCATGGGTTGTTGTTCCAAAACTTAGAACCAAACTTATCTTACAGACTGTTTATGCCATATAAAATATGTCATATTCATAAGAACTTCATAGATGCTTCACAAATAATTTAACGTGTAAGGCATACAGTAATCAATATTTGTAAGAGATCTGTCGTGACATGTTATATGCTCCTTTTGGGTTCGGCCTATATAATAACATAAATGGGTTCTTTATTTTGAAAGGGTCTTTAAGCAATGCCATGATGTTATCCCACCACAACCCTTCTTCGAGGCCTGTAAGTTTGATGTTTGCCTCATGCCAAATATCTCAATCGGCTGCTCCAGCCTGGAAGCCTACGCCGTGAGGTGTGCAGCAGCTGAAGTCTGTATCGACTGGAGGAACTCAACTAATGGAAAATGTGGTATGGAAGGACTTTCATATCAAATAAGGGTTGTATTCCAAATgggatcctattccctacattgtgcactgcttttgaccaggctcTGGTGAAAAATAGTGatttatgtagggaataggatcccATTTGGAATGCAGGCAAGATGTTAATAGGATTTTAAATAATTCTAATGACTTTACAATTTATCAATATTAATTGTATTTTGTCAACCTGCATTTACAAATTGAGTTCTTACTGTTTTGTCTTTCATTCCATCTTGACCATATTACAGAACTGACATGCCCTAAGACCAAAGTGTATAAGGCATGTGGCTCTACTATCCAGCCAACATGCAATTCAAGGTATCCATCTCATTCCCATCTCATCTCATTCTCATTCTCATCTCATTCCATTCTCATTCCCATCTTATTCCCATCTCATTCTCATTCGCATCTGATCTCATTCTCATTCCCATCTCATTCATATCTCATCTCATTCCCATCTCATCTCATTCCCATCTTATTCTCATGTGAATCCCATCTCATCTCATTCCCATCTCGTTCTCATCTCATTCCCATCTCGTTCTCATCTCATTCCCATCTCAttcccatctcatctcatctcattctCATCAAAATTCCCATCTCATTTCATTCTCGTCTCATTCCCATCTCATTCTCATTTCATACCCATCTCATCTCATTCTCATCTCATTCCCATCTCATCTCATTCTCATCTCATTCCCATCTCATCTCATCACATTCCCATCTCATCTCATTATCATAACATTCCCATCTCATCTCATTCTCAttcccatctcatctcatctcattctCATCTCATTCCTATCTCATCTCATTCTCAACTCATTTCCATCTCATTCCCATCTCATTTCATTCTCATCTCATTTCCATCTCATTCTCTTCTCATTCCCATCTAATTCCCATCTCATTCCCATCTCATTCTCATCTCATTCCTATCTCATCTTATTCTCAACTCAATTCCATCTCATTCCCATCTCATTTCATTCTCATCTCATTTCCATCTCATCTCATTCTCATCTCATTGCCATCTCATCTCATTCCCATCACATCTCATTCTCATTCCCATCTCATCTTTCCTCATCTCATTCAATCTCATCTCATTCATCTCATTCTCATCTCATTCCCATCTCATTCCCATCTCCTTCCCATTACATTCTCATTCCCATCTCATCTCATTCTCATTCGCATCTCATTTCCATCTCATCTCATTCTCATATCATTCCCATCTCATTCCCATCTCATTCTCATCTCATTCCCATCTCATTATTTTACACCACTACCTAGTGGACATGCATTCTTAAAGGTTTCCATTATATTCCAAAGTTTCTAAACTGTAATGAATTGTTTTCTCTTGTCATAGATACAATGAAAAATATGTGCATTCATGTCAGGGAGCACAAATGACCCGTGACTTTGTATGTGACTCATTCATGGAGGGCTGTTTCTGCCCTGAGGGTACCGTCTTGTTCAACACATTCTCTGACACCTGTGTTCGTGACTGTGGTAAGGATGTGTCAGTTTGAGGAATACATTGTTTAATTGTGTCTCAAAGTAACACCACGTATGACTTAAGATCTTATTTTCCATTCAAGGATGTACTGGACCTGATGGAAAACCCAAACAGGTAATAATGTGGATGTATACCACAATGAATCTGTCAGAAGAAATAGTTTAACAGCTCACTTCACATTATAGCCCACAAAAAGGTTCTGTATAGAAACCCAAATATTTTAAGCAGTTTACTAGTTTCATTGGGGCTTGTTAGTGGTCCAAGCCCTGAAGAGGCTGGAGCCCTATTGttattatcaatcaatcaaatgtatttgataAAGCCCTTTTTTCATCAGCAgtggtcacaaagtgctttacagatagcCAGCCTAAAACCTAAAAGAGCAGGCAATGCAGAGGCATAAAGACAGTGGCTAAGAAAAGCTCCCTAGAAGGAAGGAACCTAGGAATAAACCAAAAGAGGAACCCGGTTCTGAGGGGTTGCCAGTCCTCGTCTTAATAAGTTTCAAGTCTCTGCTAACAGTGTTTGTTTTGTCCCAACACAGTTTGGTGAGACTTGGAACAGTAACTGCCAGAAGTGCACGTGTAATGCTGACACACTGAGTGTCCAGTGTGAACCAGTGAAATGTCCGCCCCAAGAAATTGTTACCTGTAAGAAGTACGGTGAGGTGTTGGTCAACGAGACGGTGGACTGCTGTCAGATAAATAAATGCGGTGAGTAGAGACAGGATTTGAGTTTAGACCAGATATAGGAACCTTAACAAGTCTGTGTGTGCTAAATGTTTggtacaaggagtggaatgttagctactTCATAAAGCTTTCATAAGCACTGCATAAATGTGTTGCAAAGCATCTATaacatgctttataaagggttcataaatgtcgCATAACTCTGTGACATAATCACCGGACTGTGAATAGTGTAGCTTGTCCCTGAGCTGGTGGACCAATGGTTTCTTACCTCTCTTTCTGC
Proteins encoded:
- the LOC106592222 gene encoding LOW QUALITY PROTEIN: mucin-2 (The sequence of the model RefSeq protein was modified relative to this genomic sequence to represent the inferred CDS: deleted 4 bases in 3 codons), whose translation is MALQWVKPWIALVFGLSAAHSNTVMIPDMTSIGSLYDSKLQILSAGVSPTHNGQVCSTWGNYHYKTYDGDFFQLPYTCNYVLSSLCKSSSGYEAFNIQLQRGEVDGLPTITKVSLKLDGTFVELANGNVSVNGLKVTIPFGQFNIFIERTVSYVKITAKLGLVVMWNEDDSLWVELDSKFQNQTCGLCGDFNGVQIYDEFISHGDHLKTIDYGDIWKMNGPTETCTEIPGHTEQCEEQTELCEQLLTSLAFSSCKDLIATDSFIKACAEDMCHCGNSSSSSCACPTMSEYSRQCAHAGGKPQEWKTDQFCMKTCPLSMQYQECGSPCTDTCSNPKRNQHCEEHCTDGCFCPAGTVFDDITQTGCVAVNQCSCLHNGQTYQPGQSFSRTCHECTCNQGQWSCVDLDCPATCSIVGGSHITTYDEKAYTFHGDCSYVLSKQTNKTAFTVLGDIVKCGKTDIETCLRSVTLVTPESMIIVIEASGKVFVNKMFSQLPLFMADVKIFQPSTFYIVVHTSYGLRLEVQITPIMQVYIVASSSHKEKTQGLCGDFNSIQADDFRTINGLVEGTAESFANTWKNKASCPDVAQSFEIPCSLSVENERYAKHWCSMLSDRAGIFSQCHTEINPNYYKEICLYDSCNCERSEECMCAAVSSYVHACAAAGVLLSGWRNTTCGKYSSSCPDTMVYDYTMTSCDRTCRSLSQPDFTCQLDHVSVDGCGCAEGTYLNDQGECVPASRCSCYHGGTVVPPGEVTRIYGVTCSCRQGKLSCAGEPKQLSCEKPMGFFNCSSAGPGAKGSECQKSCQTLDSHCISAECVSGCVCPDGLLSDGNGGCIKEDLCPCSHNGVYYQPGHVLKVDCNTCTCEGRKWQCTNKECDGMCAIYGDGHFITFDEKRFTFNGDCEYTLAQDYCSNNANGTFRVITENIPCGTTGTTCSKAIKLFLGSNEIILADESVKVIKQENGVDVPYQVHSIGLYVVVEAENGLILMWDKKNSLFIKLSSTFQGQVCGLCGNYDGNGKNDFTSRNQEVVVEALEFGNSWKVSPSCPNADVIKNPCTLRSYRQSWSLKRCSIITSKVFSACHSQVDPTPFHDACVRDSCACDTGGDCECFCTAVAAYAQACNEAGACIKWRTPDICPLFCDFYNPIGECEWHYNPCGYPCMKTCKNPSGTCSSQIPALEGCYPKCPSAKPYLEESTMKCVSKEYCGCYDGDGTHYNEREVIPSKENCQKCRCSSTEVRCSYDVQACYCLYGGRTYPYGATIYHTSDGDETCIAATCKENGTIVRNMNPCSTTTPPSVTTTQISTQAPTTTVFVFSTPTATPTTTPTTTPTTTPTTYTTATTTPTTTPTTTPTTTPTTTPTTTPTSPTTTSPTTTPHCLTKTVCDWSGWIDSHYPTIETGGDYETIENIRKSGIDICSQPKEVECRAKDIDASLAELGQNVKCNPSVGLICHNKDQGTPPICYNYEIRVRCCVDVCSNETTTTSERPTTTITTSTTIPTTTTTESPTTTTTPTTTTTTTTESPTTTTTTTTEGPTTTTTTTTEGPTTTTESPSTTTKSTTPSTTTTESPTTIIKSTTPSTTTQVTEEVTTGPESTTPTTTTPTTTTTTTGSPSTTVTAETTTYSTTRETTGEITTGPESTIPTTTITTTTTTTTTESSTTTTESPTTTTTPTTTTTTTTTERPTTTTESPTSTTTTMSTTYSTTRETTGEITTGPETTTTTTTITPATTPSTTPATTPSTTPSTTPSTTPTTTPSTTPSTTPSTTPTTPSTTPATTPSTTPSTTPSTTPATTPSTTPSTTPSTTPATTPSTTPSTTPSTTPTTTPSTTPTTTPTTTPTTTPTSPTTTSPTTTPHCLTKTVCDWSGWIDSHYPTIETGGDYETIENIRKSGIDICSQPKEVECRAKDIDASLAELGQNVKCNPSVGLICHNKDQGTPPICYNYEIRVRCCVDVCNNETTTTSERPTTIITTSTTIPTTTTTTTTTTESPTTTTTPTTTTTTTTTTESPTTTTTPTTTTTTTTTESSTTTTTTTPTTTPTTTPTTTPTTTPTTTPTTTPTSPTTTSPTTTPHCLTKTVCDWSGWIDSHYPTIETGGDYETIENIRKSGIDICSQPKEVECRAKDIDASLAELGQNVKCNPSVGLICHNKDQGTPPICYNYEIRVRCCADVCSNETTTTSERPTTIITTSTAIPTTTTTTTTTTESPTTTTPPTTTTTTTTESPTTTPTTTPTTTTTTTTESPTTTTTEGPTTTSTTTTESPSTTTKSTTPSTTTTESPTTIIKSTTPSTTTQVTEEVTTGPESTTPTTTTPTTTTTTTGSPSTTVTAETTTYSTTRETTGEITTGPESTIPTTTITPTTTTTTTESSTTTTESPTTTTTPTTTTTTTTTESPSTTTTMSTTYSTTSETTGEITTVPESTIPTTTPTTTTPTTTTTTTQMRTTSEETTTATTKVSTTTTGLTVVTNLPYTIATGKQISTLTIQTEETTTSNPTTTPSTTPTTTPTTTPTTTPST